One Littorina saxatilis isolate snail1 linkage group LG11, US_GU_Lsax_2.0, whole genome shotgun sequence genomic window, cagatttgctcgggctgcgcacaacagactctctgactgaatcaatattcctcggtgtccttgctgatttagggataagttcagagaccatgggactgtcaataacctcaatagtaaaaaccctaacaggggatcccactctggtcgacctaaatcagcaaggacaccgaggaatattgattcagtcagagagtctgttgtgcgcagcccgagcaaatctgttcgccggcgaaaataggcctcgactataaatgtcttatgctccgttgtccatgacatcttgaagctcaaacttggtgggctgttagaacatcatttcagcttggctcacctgaaaaaataaaagaatcggctgattatttcagaaaatattaaacttttggtgggatctgtttttttcgtgtcaccctgtataacccaccgaactctgacatggactacaggatcttttccgtgcgcacctgctcttgtgcttgcgtgtacacacgaagggggataaggcactgcaCAGAGTTGACcggggagatcggacaaatctccacccttaacccaccaggcggcagcggccgggatttgaactcacgaccttccgattaggaggccgatgtcttaccctCTATGCTACTGCGCCCGTCGGAAGTAGAATTAAAATAGTTCACTCGCTCAGTTGTGTGGTGTCCCAAATTAAAAATGTGCCCGGAATTAGAGAAAATCGGTTCATGAAAAATAGGTCTGAGGTTGGTTTGCTTTGTCAAGACCAGCTCGACCCGTCTTCGTGTACGGGTTTCGGCTATCCAGGTTTTAGTAGTTTCGACGATGACTGCTCCCAGGTTTTGAGGCCGACATTACGTTTTTGTTCTGAAGAAgccttcaaatcaatcaatcaatcaatcaatgaggcttatatcgcgcatattccgtgggtacagttctaggcgctctgcagtgatgttcaAAGGCGAACATTTGACATGTGTGCTGTCTTTGGCATGGGCatggtccttacaaaaattagTTTTAGATTTGTTTACATCTTTAAGTTCTCCAACActcataagataagataagataggaatacttttaatttttgttttagcaTATCACCACATACATGTCCCCAATAGAAAATTCCCTGTGAGGacgtttacccccccccccccccccccccccgccaattCTGTTTGAATTTTTAAATGTCCATGTGTATTGTACATAAACATGGAAATATGTAATCAACAGGTCCAGCCTCAGTCGCAACCGCCAGACACACTGGGCGACACTCAGATGGTAGAGAGACGTTTTCAACACCGAAGAGAGGTTCTCCAGTCGGCGTGTAGGCTGTACGGGAATTCCTCCCTCTTCAAACAATTGAGGCCGGCCGCTGGCTTCCAGCCTTTCCCGCCGTACAGGCCCGTAATGAACAAGACGGTGTATTTCTGTGGAATCGCCAAGGCGGCCAGCACCACGTGGAGTAGCTTCTTCAGCACCATCAAAGTCTTTATGGAGGCCCAGGGCGTGCAGGCTTCCAACGACTGGGCGCCGCAGAGTGACGGCGAGAGGGTCTACTTCACCTTCGTCCGAGAGCCGTACTCCCGACTCCTCTCCGCCTACGTGGACAAGCTGTTGACTCCTAACACGCTGTTCTGGAGGGTGGCCGGGCGACGCACCGTGCAGAAGTTCAGAGCCGACGCTTCCGAGCGGAGCAAGCGCTGTGGCCATGACGTCACTTTCCCAGAGTTCGTCAATTACGTCATCGATTCGCAAAGGACCGGCGAGAACCGTGACGCGCACTTCGTCCCGACTCACGATCACTGTCACATGTGCAGCCACCCTTACCGGTACATAGGCCACCTGGAGACCATCAAACAAGACATGCCTTACATCACCGAAGCCATAGGGTCGCCCATACAGTACGGACGGACCTACGACAAGGACACCATCGTACAGAACGCCAGGATGATCTTCCTCAAGGACAGACGCGCCCTGGTGCAGAGGTGCATGGACTTGGACGAGGCCAGCCGCCGCCTGTGGAAGAAGTACCAGATCCGCGGGATCATACACAAGCACAAACGTTTCCCCTA contains:
- the LOC138980244 gene encoding carbohydrate sulfotransferase 13-like; the encoded protein is MLRFSVKKVVFGSGVCFVLLLLFRVWTSPESENAFRSFGLENGPIRHMAELEVQPQSQPPDTLGDTQMVERRFQHRREVLQSACRLYGNSSLFKQLRPAAGFQPFPPYRPVMNKTVYFCGIAKAASTTWSSFFSTIKVFMEAQGVQASNDWAPQSDGERVYFTFVREPYSRLLSAYVDKLLTPNTLFWRVAGRRTVQKFRADASERSKRCGHDVTFPEFVNYVIDSQRTGENRDAHFVPTHDHCHMCSHPYRYIGHLETIKQDMPYITEAIGSPIQYGRTYDKDTIVQNARMIFLKDRRALVQRCMDLDEASRRLWKKYQIRGIIHKHKRFPYARGAAANITLAEFVDKALKAYEASMDNPDRKAQRVESLREAFAQVPLEDRIQLQQTLFLDFQMFGFDPFLEDVFPSQPYQPDRKFSYFKIYD